In the genome of Primulina tabacum isolate GXHZ01 chromosome 13, ASM2559414v2, whole genome shotgun sequence, the window GGCTCTTATTCACTCTAGGATATGTTTTGGAGTAAACCtgcatgactgatcgggacagcgagtcaagctctagcccgactatttttaGGATGTGTGGTGATACCCCTGTAAGTGTCCGGGATAATGGTGACCCATTTTCCGGGTTAGTGATGACCCGGGTTATCGGTTGAATGCCCGGATCAGAAGACAGCTGCCCGGACACCTTCTTCTCCACCCGGTTTCTCATCAGGTACCAGGTAAACCAACTACCCAGCCACCCTCGAGAATTGctccacactcgagtgtgatcgaTCAGGCAGCCTAATCCGTCAGAACCACcttgggcttggagtgtcctagaagtcatcagaagctacaagtatgggcagccgacttgccatacttagtaggtgcacaagaatcgaggtacctaccccattttctactataaatagcaggtatttaGTGTTCATTTAAACATTCGAAATCTTTGAACGaaaagcacttacatatttccCTTCAAATATTGTTGCTGTTCATAAAAAGCTGCCTGACTATAAGCATCGGAGTGCCACGCCGGACATACTCCTCGACGCCCATTTCACGAGTACTTTCTTGTGTTACAGGTGTTGAtccaagccattatcttcactcaaattccaaacattataaattattgattggTCCGTTGAAGCCCCCTACCCGGCCTCACTCATTTTAACGAGATCACAtcatatagatatatatatatatagtcatacctatatatacatacattatCTTATATTCTATTCCACCTCCACTTTAGTTAAATCAGAAATACAAAATTTTTTCAAACATGTAGCCAATCATGGGtttatatacacatattttagcTTTTAACGACTTAAACCGTCATTATTATAGTTAGATTTTAGGACTAAGATGTGCAAGAATCAATGATTTTGGCTTTTTCAATCACAAGATCTCCCACATTAAATATCCAACGATACCATTAGCCCACTCCTTGGTCTTGAAAATTCAAATAGCAATCAACTATCTGATCTTAAGTTCAAATACAAGCACAAGACAAATAAATGTTAATAATTCAAGTCATGAATAAGGCAGTAGGTCtatataagaaataatgattgaTGAATGTCCACATGAAATTAAATGATTTCattgaaaaaatgaaaataaaaaatgatgatAAACAACACTAAATTTTGTTTCAAACATAAAACCATATTCTATTAGGTCGTCTCCATTCTATTTACTACATTCTGCGCTACATTTATACTACGTAAATCATTTACAACTCATCTACACtacaatataatattttagaatatctttttttttcttatttcaaattaatattttaatttcttaataaTTGTTGGAGATCCACTTCCAGTCCGGACAATGTTTTGGATGTTCCAAAATGTTGATGTGATTATTAGTAATATTTGATGTTTGTTGTTCGTAACTtatatcatttttaatttaaatcttttaaaaaacaATGGAAAGTCATCACTGAGATCTACATTCCCTGGAAGGAGTGACAATTATGTGTTAATACACCAAGGGCTGTGTGTAGGCGGGTATAATTCTTAAAGGATGATGATCTGAAGGGCTCTCTTTCATTGTGATGTCCGTACTCTGACAATGACCACTGAAGGATGGTCGCACATGCTTCCTGTCAAATCATTTTTCCATTCCACGGTCAGAATGACACCGTACTCTTCATCAACGGTCCAAATCCACTCTTTCCCAAAACCTCTCTCTGATGATAGCCCAGTAGTCCACGAAAGAGAGTGAGAGACAGAAAGAGAGAGGAAAACTCGCTGAGCCATTTGCATAGTCTCAGCAGTACAGAATTTGCATTTGcatcattattattatcatcCTCCTCATATACACACATACTTACACTTTTTCCTCTCTCTCTCCACTGTGGATGACTGCTACCAGGTCGACCTTTGGTCGGGTGGACTATAAAAGATAAAGAAGGCccttttctttcattttctctCACTTGTTCTCTTCCCTGATAGGAGTGGAGTGATAGGATTGGTTTTGGTAAAGTTTTTAGTTTCCAGCTTCTGCCTACTGTAACTACAAAACCCATAAGAAGCAAGACAAGAAAAAAGGATGGGGCTTTAACTTGCCAATCAACTATTCATGGGTGTCTTACTGAAGGAGAGGGACTGGTTTCTTTTTGGCTTTCTTTTTCTTGTGGGTTTCTTGCAATTATCAATTATCGGCTGAAATTCGGTGCTCTAAGGAGTCCGTACGAGCTTTCTTTTCGTGGGTTTGTGTGAATTTGGCCGTAGTTGTCGGCGAAGAAAAATGCAGGTGAGTACTATTTCAGTTGGGAGGCTAAGATGGTAGGCAGAAGGGGACAGTTGGAGCTTATACTGACTGAGTGTTTAGGGTTCGAGCTATCAAGGATCTCTTCAATGGGGGTTTCTATGAGCTGAAGCTGATGTTACAATAAATAATTCTGTTATACGAGGAATCGTTGCTACTCTGATTTATAAAGAACAATATATTCTATATTTAAGTGAAGTGTGGATAAAACTATGAAACCTTCAACATCAGGGATGGGTCAGCAGTCTCATGAAGGTGCCGATTGTGTCTTCTCTTTGTTTCTATGCACTCTGTGTTTTAGTTTAGacctttctttcttttgttttcgtTTTAAAATCTAATTCTTCTCTACTATTTTTGATGTTACCGGTcaatttcttttcttactgAACTGCACACCTACCCACTCCTGGTAGAATTCTTTAATATCTTTTGCCATAACAGAAATTCCAACTAGTAATTTAGCTGGACAATATCATGGCTGATGGGTAATTTCTTGTTGATTGTGGTTATGAAAGGGGAGAAGAAGTGTTTAAATTCTGAGCTATGGCATGCCTGTGCTGGTCCTCTGGTTTCCCTACCAACGGTGGGGAGTCGTGTGGTTTACTTCCCTCAGGGTCATAGTGAGCAGGTTAGTTTGGGGTATCTTTAGAACGTTTTAAAGCCTTATGCACCTTTTAAACCCTCACATTATTACTTTGCATGCGTGGCatctaaaatattatattataactgGTAAACGTTTGACAGGTTGCTGCCACAACTAATAAAGACATAGATGCGCACATACCTAACTACCCGAGCTTGCCACCACAGTTGATTTGCCAACTTCACAATGTGACAATGCATGTAGGTTttctttattatatatatttgttttagcCTTGCAAGTTAACTCAATTGGGAAATTACTTTGTCGACTGTAAAAGAGTTCCTTTCATGTGTTGAATTTCAGGCAGATGTTGAAACGGATGAAGTATATGCTCAGATGACATTGCAGCCCTCAACTCCGGTATTTTGAAATACACAGAATTGCTTGATACTTTGTCTAGCTTTCTTCTAATAATCAGAATTTGTGtttgaattaaatttttatttaacgaCAGCAAGAACAAAAGGATACTTATCTTCCGGTGGAGCTGGGAACTCCTAGCAGGCAACCAACTAATTACTTTTGCAAGACTCTGACAGCAAGTGATACTAGTACACATGGAGGATTCTCTGTTCCACGTCGGGCTGCGGAAAAAGTTTTCCCACCTTTGGTAAAGATACTTATAACCTGATCGTTGTGATGCAAAACTGGTGTTGAAACTGTTTGCAATTATCTGTTTTCCCTCAGGATTTCTCACAGACACCACCTGCACAAGAACTTATTGCCAGAGATCTTCATGATGTTGAATGGAAGTTTAGGCATATTTTTCGAGGTAAGATTGCAATTTCTTTTAACCTAAATTCATATGGTTCCCAAATATTCCAATACGGGTTAGTTAGCAAAATGACTttggtcaattttttttttcaaataaccTTCTCCTTTTGTTGCCACTTAAAGGCTTCATCTACTTGGAATATTCAAAGTTAAAGTACAccaataatataatgcataatAAGTACCTTTCGCTCTTGTCTTGAGCTCATGCTATTTACTGTTGGTCCTTTCTTACAGGTGGAGTGATAAATATAAAATGTGTAGGATTTTAACCGTATCAATTTGATAAGCTATCTTACAGGTTTATGAGTAATATCTACAAAGAGTCCATCATCGGCCTTCGGACACATAAAGACAAGTAGTTAAGATAagaaaattttcaaagttttttaatttttatgcatgcaAATCAACTTGATTCAAGCTTCGTTTATACAAAATGTATATAATACacatcatcaaccttttgaGGTTATATTGGAAATGTATCATATTATTTATAATGTTAAATGACTAATGATTATACTGTACAGTGAAATAAATTATTACGGGATGAAGATAACTCTTTCTGTGAATAAAACAACTCAAACTACAAGAAACCTAAGTAGTCTTGGCTGATATGCATAATGACTTACGATCTGGATAACTTTACATGCTTAAATCTAATATTAGATTTGATTTGTGTAAAAATAACTTGCATCATGTGTCTGCTTTGACCTTCTGAATTTTGCTATAGCATTCTATAATTTTCCGTCATGCAGGTCAACCCAAGCGTCATTTGCTTACGACCGGGTGGAGTGTCTTTGTCAGTGCCAAAAGACTAGTTGCTGGAGATTCTGTTCTTTTTATCTGGTACCATGTACCCACTTGATTTCAATCTCAATTTCAGTTTCTTCTAGCAAAGTCTTATTCCATTAGTTTGTTTGCAGGAACGAAAAAAATCAGCTTCTTTTGGGAATTCGTCGTGCCACTCGACCACAAACTGTGATGCCATCATCTGTCCTTTCAAGTGACAGTATGCACATTGGACTTCTTGCTGCCGCTGCTCATGCTGCTGCTACTAATAGCTGCTTCACAGTATTCTATAACCCAAGGTGGTAATCATGATAACCAtagtaattaattatgtttgtaTAAAGATATACATGAAATAATAGAAACATATAtttaatctgatatcaaatgcTTGTTACGGCAGGGCTAGTCCATCCGACTTTGTCGTTCCTTTGTCAAAGTATGTCAAAGCTGTTTATCATACTCGTGTTTCTGTTGGAATGCGTTTTCGGATGCTATTCGAAACTGAAGAATCGAGTGTTCGAAGGTATTTTTATGTGCATTTTCTACTTTTAGCAAATGGCAGATGTGCTGTATGTTGACACACACTAGATAAGCACTCAATTTAATGTAAAAAAGAAACGGTATACAAAATTAAATTTAGCAGTAGCtaaaaaaagaaaatcataTAGGATGACTATGAATGACAGACCCTACATTATATTCTAGGTTTATTTAATAAAGATTGATGAACCTCAAAATAACATTATACTGAAAACTCCTATTATCTAGAAAAAAACAGCACAGTCCCAAATATTTGTGTGTTAATTTAAGATAGTAAATATAAAAATACCAATCAGGTTTGGTTGGAAGTTACATAATTCGCACTAGCTTGGTTTATATGTATTTGAAGTGTAGCAAGATCAAGCTGGGAAATTGTATATCTAAGAAGTTTGTAGAGAGGGAGATGCCTGTGTAGGGACAATCACAGTAGATTTTGTAAGTTCACAAAAGGAAGCATTGGAGAGGGAGATGCTTGTGTAGGGACGGTCATAGTAGATTTTGTACGTTTGCAAAAGGAAGCATTGGAATAAACAAGGTGGAATGATTGGTTTTGGACTCTCGTAGCaataatatgttatttattttttcataatCATGTAGATTtcattttattgattatttaaacattttaatagTAGTTTGTGACAATGATTGAATggtacaatattttttaaaaaaatgttggaaaactattttagttttgattcggtatattaaatttatttatcttttaaaaactaaaataaacatAAAAGGGATATCTTATTGTATAAAAAAGTAAATTATGGTGGAATGCCATTAGCATTTTAGGAATGCAAAATTCCAAACTGGTACCaacaacaataacaataataattataGTACTTGTAGATAGTTACAGTTAATTATCagtcaaaacaaaaaaaaatgatttttcacACAGATGCTACGTATATGCATGCATATTTAGGGTACCTTGAATGCCTTATTAATCCCATAGAAAAACGGTAATTCTTAAAAGTATGCACATAGATACCATGAGAATGGTTTAGAACTCATTATTGTCCTCTTCAATTCTGGAAATTGTAGTTATCATGTATATGATGGAGAAAATTTAGGCCCAAGGATTGGACTCTataatgataatgataataattaaaattcattGTCAATCTCATTATTTCTAGTTCATGTTAGAGATTTTTGTATTTATGTGGGTTATATttgaataattatgtgttgtgTGTTGTTTATAAGTTAAGCTCAAAATTAAAGTGATCAGTTAAAGTTTTGGTTATTAGGCTTTAACGTACTTTTCACCAATTGACTTTCTGAATGATGATCAAAGTTGAAACTACTTCAGTACAGGGTTTTTGCACAAGAATCTTGTCCTTTCCCAATTAGTGGAAATAGGGAAGAAGATTGCCAGAATTGTGGGGGACTTCCACTCACCATTGTGGTAGTTGGAGGGATGCTCCTTTCTACCGGTGGCATGCCAAAAGAAGAATCGTGggaaaatattttggaaaatatAAGTTCGACAGAACCCACAATTGTGTTGCACTGCTCAAAGATACTATGTTTGAGTTATGATCTGTTGCCTCTTCGACTAAAGCCATGTTTCCTTTACTTTGCTGCTATCCAGAAGATTTTGAAATTGACGTTTCTAAGTTAATCATGTTGTGGGTTGCTGAGGGATTTCTTAAGCCAGGTGATCAGTCTAAATGCTTGGAAGACGTGGGAGAATGTTATTTGGAGGATCTTGTGAATAGAAGTTTGATCTTAGTGGGCAAGAAATGGCAGGATGGAAACTCAAAACTGTTGGAATCCATGATATGCTGAGGGAGATTTGTATGACTAAGCTGAAGAAGAGGGGTTTCTTCATCACGTCTCATCGAAAGGAGTGGCAGAAAAGACGACACAGAGAATCCAAATCGCCGCCTCGCTATTGATTGCGGGCAGAGTTTTCGGACATGGCCAATACAAGATCCAAGCTCATgttcagttttcattttctccgaaagaaattttgaattgaGATTATATCAAAAGTTGTAGGCGCCTCCGTATCTTGCATGCACCTAGAGTATCACTGCCAAATTTCTCAGATGTAATATCAACATTTATCAATTTAAGGTATATTGCTTTTACCTTAAACCATACATCATCCAATGGTGATTTCCAACCTCAATATCCAAACTAGGCAATCTCCAGACTATAATTGCTCATGTACCTTGCGTTAGCCAAAACAGTTCATTGcaaataccatatgaaatttggCATATGCGGAAGTTAAGACATCTAATCATGAATACCACCTTTTGTTTATCATCTCCCTCTGATAGGGAAGTCATTGGCGGAAGTGATCTCCGAACACTTGACACAGTGGTCAATTTCATATTTACCGAAAAGAGCATCGAAATACTTGTGAATCTAAGAACTGAAAGTTGTGTTTGAGAAGTGGTTTTGTACATGCTATTCTTTTAATCTCAACAATCTTTGCCGTCTACAAAATCTTGAAGAACTACATGTTTTCCGTGCGCCAATGGCATAAATCCTCGATGATATGGAACCATGCTTTTCCAACAAGTCTTAAGAAGTTAGATTTGGATGGAGTTCCTTTGCCTTGGGAAAATATGACCATAATTGGGTCACTGCCAAATCTTCAAGTGCTCCATATGATGAGGATAAAGTCACTAAATTTTCTGATTGGACGCCGATGGAAGGCCAATTTCTTCGACTCAAATACTTTCGTTCTTCGTTAGACTATCTGGTGAAATGGGAAGTGGAAAAAGAGCATTTCCCAAGCCTTGAAATCTTGATTCTCCGGCACGTACAGATTGACGAAATTCCTCGTGGAATAGGAGAGATTGATTCACTTCAACTCATCGAGTTACAACATTGTCCGGAATCATTGGTGAATTCAGCAAAGCGGATTCAGGATCAACAACATGAAAATGGAAACTATGGTTTTCAAGTTGCGCAAATGATTCTGATGAATACGATCTTGGAAATTAGGATCCGCACTTACTCCAAAAGTTTTCTTCTGCATTTAGGAGATCAAAATTAGCTCATTGCTGCTAACAACAGTGTCGAGCATAAAATAGTTTtcagataaattttttttagatgtTTTTTCACCTCTAAACATTGTTGCTGATCCTTATAAGTGACATCAGATATGTTTATCTCGATCAAAGTTCGATCAAAGAAATCATTGTTTTGTGGTTCCATCCAGCAAAATTCTCTTGTTCTCCAAAGAAGTGTTTGacaactgaaaaatcaaaatgtAGTCTCATTTAGCTGCGAAAGATGATACGTAATCACTGACATGTCAATCAAGATTATGAAGGTCAATATCGCAATTGCTGTTCCTGAATGAACATCACAAATGATTGAAAAACATATATGAAAATGGACTTTTGATGACAATATTTGATATTGGTAAGTAATATAACAAACTTGGGAATACTAGAATAATAAAGTATCCTTGGATATCCAAATTTGTAAGATTTACTTGCCTGGCCAACTTGAACATATGGTGAACAAAAAACAGATAAGAAACTAAGATTTAACATATATCAGATAAATAAAAAGAGAAGAcaaaataaaaagataaaaaaaactaCATTTTTACGTCACGATCCTTTTTGAGCTCTATATCTTGgactaattttttaaaagaacttttATCTTTGgtgaatattaattaaaaaataaaatataagctTCCACAATTGATTCTACAATATTACGTCACGATCCATTTTGAACTCTATATCTTGGActactttttttaaaagaatttttttcttttttgtgaatattaattaaaaaataaaatccgTATCGTGAGATACtctcatataaattttttcgcAAAATGAGAGATGTGTTGTATATATTAATTTgaacaatttttatttaatttttttaaatataaatgggTAACAGCTGACACAATTATTGATTTTGTTTCCATTATTTTATGTCAATACATTTGACTGTCCATCGTGGGGAACGAAGCTTCTATTCATATACGGGTAGAGTGACTATCACGCACGTATCCTAACATGTGAAACGGATCAATcctatcaatattcacaataaaaagtaatattcttagcataaaagtaatatctTTTCATTGATTATCCAAATAAAGATCTGTTTcccaaaatacgacccgtgagaccgtctcacacaaatttttgtcgtAGGGGTAAATCTAAACACACTCAAAATCTATACACACTCATTATAAGTATTATCATCTTTTTACGCGcttatatgtttatataattttttaattaatttaatttatattcataCAGAAATGATATCATAACAAATTAGCGATGAATTATActcattttgaaattattatatattataatatgatttgattatatttaGTATActataattatgaaaattaacgacggattaaattataaattcgaataatgaattaaaacagagaaacaaaatcaataaaatatggTAGGTGTACAGACCCTCGTatgtaatgaaatttaaaatatttttttaaaatataaatagctGTTTCCCACGTGATTTATTAGATAAACAAAGACTACTATAGATACAATACAACGTGTATCTCTCTTTTCGGTCCATCTTTGTCTCCCCGGCCATGGCAGCTTATGCTGCGCTTCTCTCACTTGTTAGATCACTCCACCGGATTTTGGATCTTGAACAACATATCGATCCCATTCACAAAGAAAAAATCATTTCCCTTCATGAAAAAGTTGATTCCATTGTCACTTTCTTGGAAGATTATTCGGGGAAGCATCGTGGAAGACATGATCGTGTGGGAAATGAAATCAGAAACGCTGCATATGAAGCGCAGGATTTCATGGATTCGTATCTGGGTTCAGTATCAACAACTCATGATGATTGGAGTTCTTCCGAGGCTCATCGTGATCACGAGGTGAGCTTGGATAGAGATTTGAACATGGCTTTTGAAAGGATTGATTTTATCTGGGACGAGACAACGAAGATGAAGAACAGAGATACAGCAGAAGATCTCCGATCCAGAACTTTTTCTGCTCCCGTCGATCCCTCATCCACGGTCGAATTCCCTGTGAACAAGGTTGTGGAATTTGATGATGACCTGAATGCTATCAAAGAATGTGTGTATGAAGATTCGTCTAAACTCCAAATTATCCCAATGTTGGGATGGGAGGAATCGGGAAGACGACTCTAGCAAGAAGAACTTACGAGGATTCACTCCGTTCTCAGTATTTTGACATCTTGGCTTGGACTACAGTGTCTGGAGAGTACCGAAGAAGAGATGCTCTTTTACAGCTTCTTCAATCCTTCAAGAAATACACCACCGATAGTAACGAACGATCTGGTGAGAGCGAAGCCCAATTGGCAAAACTTGTGTACCAAAATCTCATCGGTAGGCGATATCTCATCGTGATTGATGATATATGGACTACCGAGGCTTGGGATGATTTGAAGATGGTATTTCCCGATGATGGTAATGGAAGTCGAATCTTGTTAACTACGAGACTATCAGAGGTTGCAGTTTATGCAGGATCATCCAGTACTCCGATCCACCAAATgaagtttttgaatgaagatcaaAGTTGGAAACTACTTGAGGAAAAGATTTTCGGGAAAGAATCCTGTCCTCTCCACCTGGTGGAACTCGGGAAGGAGGTTGCAAGAAACTGCAAGGGACTTCCGCTCACGATCGTGGTCGTTGCAGGACTGCTACTTTCTTCGGGAAACACGATGGAAGAGGAATCTTGGGAAAGCATTTTGGAAAATATAAGCTCAATAGAATCCACAATCTCGGCGCAATGCTCAAAGATACTATGTTTGAGTTATGATTGGTTACCTCTGCGATTAAAGCCATGTTTCCTTTACATCGCAGGTTTTCCGGAAGATTCTGAAATTGTTGTTTCTGAGCTAATCATGTTGTGGGTTGCAGAGGGATTTCTTAAACCAAGTAGTCAGTCTAAATGCTTGGAAGATGTGGGGAAGGGATGTTTGGAGGATCTTGTGAATAGAAATCTGATCTTAGTGAGCAAGAAAGGGCCAGATGGGGAACTCGTAGCCGTTGGAATTCATGATCTCTTGAGGAAGATTTGTATGACAAAAGCTGAAGAAGATGGATTTTTTCATCATGTCTCGTCCACAAGAAATGTCTGGAATGATGACATAGAAAACCCAAAGAGTCGTCTCCGTGCACATTCCGCACATATTTTAGACGAATCGGAAACACAAGACTCAAGCGTGCGTTCAATTTTCTACCAGACAGAAAACATTATGGAGAGATGGAATTTTTCAACGCCCTCTCCGAAATTTAGGCACCTCAGTGTCTTGAATACACCCAGTGTGATTTGGTTAGATTTATCAAGAGAAATCTCAGCATTCGTCAATCTAAGGTACATTTCTCTTTTCTTAGACTGCACTGACTCACACCTCGACCAGTTTCTTGCCTCGCTATCCAAACTTCCCAATCTCGAGACTGTAATTGCTGATGTGTTTTACTTCAAAGAATTGCAAGTACCTTATGAAATTTTGAGGACGCCGAAGTTAAAGCATCTGATAATGACCCACCCCTTTTATTTATCGGATCCCTCTAACATAGGAATCATCAACAAAAGTGATCTGCAAACACTTGGCGTAGTGATCAATTTCATATTTACTGAAGATGTTATCAAAATACTCGTGAATCTAAAGAAATTGACGGTTGTTTATAAGGGGTACGATTATAATCACTATGATTTTAATCTCAACGATCTTTTTCGTCTACAAAACCTTGAAGAATTAGAAGTCTCTATCCGTCTACACAATCTCTCTTTGATATGGAACTACGCTTTTCCAATCAGTCTCAAGAAGTTAACTCTACGAGAAGTCCCTTTTCCTTGGGAAAATATGAACATAATTGGATCTCTCCCAGATCTTCAAGTGCTCAAGATAGTAGAAAATGGTATCGAAAGAAATTCCGAGTGGACGACAATGGAAGGCCAATTTCTTCGACTCAAGCACTTTTATTCTTCGTTAGATTATTTGGTGAAGTGGGAAGTTGAAAAAGACCACCTCCCAAGccttgaaaccttgattctcGAGAATGTTAGGTTGATCGATGAGATTCCGCATGGTATAGGAGATATAGATTCACTTCTACTTGTTGAGTTACTGTTGTGTCGTGAATCATTAGTGAATTCAGCAATGCGAATCCAGGAGCGACAACATGAAAATGGGAATTATGCTTTTCAAGTTAGTCTCTTCAATCCAGAGCATATGAATCATTTTTATTGAAGCGCTTGAAATAAGAAATTGTAAGAAATTTGAGTTTGTTTGGAATAAAGATTTTTGCTCCACTTGTAATCCAAGAAAGTAGAGGATGAGATATGCACTCATTTTAATCGATGGATTTGTTGGTTTCACTTTTGTTGGAATCTAAATTAAGATccactgaaaataataatagaaATCTTCAGTTTTTAAATGTAAGTTCAGTAGTGTATGTAAAGTGTCAATTGTGACTTTTATTTGTGTACAAAGAAAATGTGAGAAAATGGTATCAATGTAAAAGTAAACCTCTAACGGTATTAATCAGCGGAAAAATCATCTGCCTAAATGGAGGATGAATTCTTCCATACATTTGACTGTATTTGGgattattttatgttatatcTAAAGTATTTCTCATGTATGATGTTGTAAAATGTTAGTTTTTGgattatcaatatatatattagCTTCCATAAAAATATAAGAACCCACATGATCTAATGATATTTAAATTTGGAAAGAAACACTTCCGATATAACATAAGCTAACATATACATTTGGTAGACATAATTATCTACACTTAATAAAGGAGTAACTCACATTGCAAGGAAGAATACGAATATACTGAAAATCGACATGTGTAAAAATAATTCTATTACAAAGCTTAAGCTTTCAAAAATCAGACATAAATAAAACCCCTCGTAAATGTGAAAATTTTGTTTGAGAATTTTTACACAGCTATTAAATATTTAtcctattaatatttttttaaggaattttatgttatttaaaCTTTTCACAGGGCCTAGTATAATTAACCCATATAATATAGTGATCAAGAGGCGCGTGCCATGTATCAAACGAACAAAATGAATACGCAATCAACTCACATATTGATATCAACGGTCTAAGAAtttttaattcatatttattaattaatagtaATATATTTGTGCCATTAAAAAGTGAAATTTTCATATTAATCGTCACAAAACTTCTACAAGATCTTCTCACAAATCAATTTGTGAGACAAATTTCTAATTCGAACCGACCAATCggaagtattattttttatgccaaaaaCATTGTTTTTCATTTCAAATATTGAAcaagttgatccgtctcacaaatataaATATGTGAGATCGTTACAAAGACTTACTCTATTATCATTGCTTGTCCTAAGAAAGAATCGTCCACACAAGGAGATTCACACCATTAGTTATATGATTAGTTTAGAAATAACAATAATTTCATTAACGAATAATACAAATACAAAAATAGCAAAACATGAtgaatcaaataataatattcaCAAAGCATCgaaaaaaaatg includes:
- the LOC142522214 gene encoding putative late blight resistance protein homolog R1B-16 — protein: MGGIGKTTLARRTYEDSLRSQYFDILAWTTVSGEYRRRDALLQLLQSFKKYTTDSNERSGESEAQLAKLVYQNLIGRRYLIVIDDIWTTEAWDDLKMVFPDDGNGSRILLTTRLSEVAVYAGSSSTPIHQMKFLNEDQSWKLLEEKIFGKESCPLHLVELGKEVARNCKGLPLTIVVVAGLLLSSGNTMEEESWESILENISSIESTISAQCSKILCLSYDWLPLRLKPCFLYIAGFPEDSEIVVSELIMLWVAEGFLKPSSQSKCLEDVGKGCLEDLVNRNLILVSKKGPDGELVAVGIHDLLRKICMTKAEEDGFFHHVSSTRNVWNDDIENPKSRLRAHSAHILDESETQDSSVRSIFYQTENIMERWNFSTPSPKFRHLSVLNTPSVIWLDLSREISAFVNLSLKKLTLREVPFPWENMNIIGSLPDLQVLKIVENGIERNSEWTTMEGQFLRLKHFYSSLDYLVKWEVEKDHLPSLETLILENVRLIDEIPHGIGDIDSLLLVELLLCRESLVNSAMRIQERQHENGNYAFQVSLFNPEHMNHFY
- the LOC142523279 gene encoding auxin response factor 8-like, whose product is MKPSTSGMGQQSHEGEKKCLNSELWHACAGPLVSLPTVGSRVVYFPQGHSEQVAATTNKDIDAHIPNYPSLPPQLICQLHNVTMHADVETDEVYAQMTLQPSTPQEQKDTYLPVELGTPSRQPTNYFCKTLTASDTSTHGGFSVPRRAAEKVFPPLDFSQTPPAQELIARDLHDVEWKFRHIFRGQPKRHLLTTGWSVFVSAKRLVAGDSVLFIWNEKNQLLLGIRRATRPQTVMPSSVLSSDSMHIGLLAAAAHAAATNSCFTVFYNPRASPSDFVVPLSKYVKAVYHTRVSVGMRFRMLFETEESSVRRYFYVHFLLLANGRCAVC